The Littorina saxatilis isolate snail1 linkage group LG15, US_GU_Lsax_2.0, whole genome shotgun sequence genome contains a region encoding:
- the LOC138948767 gene encoding uncharacterized protein, with translation MLPRLSTSDDTHRFSTTSLRSASPTSILQSTFLAGGEDCPSSNHHFSSSLSSVDHENDPQSTSLNSREDCVLDTSEDLSSSNIDRDALHHAPSKGRFMSIDQLVDAVKTMSDHCVKQIPPGNKDNKFCLIDNSVNLEQWNARHRAAYVDDCGAYDSSVGTTVNRYFVLESNKAKSVYKKNGEYATESRKIVNKKTTQEWIPLNPQPNPEDVITGHFVYSKLRSDPSFKKRVTTFSGHSSTFCKPVAVVEYCGIHPGHNQPHGNRKHHGNPYCRTQHTVLSEAAKRAKNQPPRHVYMDMNKENSFDAPSNAKQIRNKKHNEKAANRENRPNGQNVADEVLETIAMLNTQNSVQQIIHCKGKIPSLIVYNKQQMEDLKANCVGENGSVIGFDRTFNVGPCFITPTTYKNKAVWHSESNEHPLMLGPTFLHWDGEFETYHTFISHLKRELQSEDIVVGSDAEKALTKALQLEFPSATHLLCTIHMKDNITRYLSEKVGCSMRDRTEIISFIFGEAGIAWADDSATSEFREDRLDDYFIKYPTFQRYYQKHIADKLKRHVQLPLQKGVIDTLWTNNNAESINHRIKQIDWKPQKLLALIQCLDISDAHFMDLRKSLYGRGNFVLCEEFRKHSVTPGEWAQKSANWKNKKMTNFLKMKKTAQAGNTLQSTDGRFAMPKSSGIAKKPGQRRRARAEKVKRQ, from the coding sequence ATGCTACCAAGGTTGTCGACTTCTGATGATACTCATAGATTTTCCACCACATCCCTTCGATCCGCCTCTCCCACCTCCATTCTTCAGTCCACCTTCCTTGCTGGTGGAGAGGATTGCCCCTCCAGTAATCATCACTTCTCTTCGAGTCTGTCTTCCGTCGACCACGAAAACGATCCTCAGTCGACGTCTCTTAATAGCAGAGAGGATTGTGTCCTTGACACATCTGAGGACCTGTCATCGTCTAACATCGACCGTGATGCTCTACACCATGCACCTTCCAAAGGCCGTTTCATGAGCATAGACCAACTTGTTGATGCTGTGAAAACAATGTCGGATCATTGCGTGAAACAAATTCCCCCAGGAAACAAGGACAACAAGTTTTGTCTCATTGATAACAGCGTCAACCTGGAACAGTGGAATGCCAGACATAGAGCGGCTTATGTAGATGACTGTGGAGCTTACGATTCGTCTGTGGGTACGACAGTCAACAGGTATTTTGTTTTGGAAAGCAACAAAGCAAAGTCCGTATACAAGAAAAATGGGGAATATGCGACAGAGAGCAGAAAGATCGTGAATAAGAAAACGACCCAAGAGTGGATTCCATTGAACCCACAACCGAATCCTGAAGATGTCATTACAGGACATTTTGTGTACTCCAAGTTGAGATCTGACCCTTCCTTCAAGAAGCGGGTCACAACCTTTTCGGGACACAGTTCCACCTTCTGCAAACCAGTGGCGGTGGTTGAGTACTGTGGCATTCATCCTGGTCACAACCAGCCGCATGGTAATAGGAAGCACCACGGAAATCCCTATTGCCGAACTCAACACACAGTCCTTAGCGAAGCTGCCAAACGAGCCAAAAATCAACCTCCTAGGCATGTTTACATGGACATGAACAAGGAAAATTCATTTGATGCTCCTTCGAATGCCAAGCAGataagaaacaaaaaacacaacgagAAAGCGGCGAACAGAGAAAACAGACCAAATGGACAAAATGTTGCAGACGAGGTATTAGAAACGATCGCGATGTTGAACACGCAAAATTCTGTGCAGCAGATCATTCATTGCAAGGGTAAAATACCGTCTTTAATTGTTTACAACAAGCAACAGATGGAAGACTTGAAAGCAAACTGTGTGGGTGAAAATGGAAGTGTGATTGGCTTCGACAGAACATTTAATGTTGGGCCCTGTTTCATCACCCCGACTACATACAAGAACAAAGCGGTATGGCACAGTGAAAGCAATGAGCATCCACTGATGCTTGGACCAACATTCCTGCACTGGGACGGCGAATTTGAAACGTACCACACTTTCATCAGCCACTTGAAAAGAGAACTGCAGTCAGAAGACATTGTGGTTGGAAGTGATGCCGAGAAAGCGCTGACAAAAGCCCTTCAGTTGGAGTTCCCATCTGCAACTCATCTCCTTTGCACAATCCACATGAAGGACAACATCACCCGATACTTGTCAGAAAAGGTCGGTTGCAGTATGAGAGATAGAACTGAAatcatttctttcatttttggAGAGGCTGGCATAGCTTGGGCTGATGACTCTGCCACTTCTGAGTTCCGTGAAGATCGGCTGGACGACTACTTCATTAAGTACCCTACATTTCAGCGGTACTACCAAAAACACATCGCCGATAAACTGAAAAGACACGTCCAGCTGCCCCTTCAGAAAGGTGTCATTGACACACTTTGGACCAACAACAACGCCGAGTCGATCAATCACAGAATCAAGCAGATTGATTGGAAGCCGCAGAAACTGCTTGCCCTCATCCAATGTCTTGACATCTCAGATGCCCATTTCATGGACCTACGGAAATCCCTGTATGGACGTGGCAACTTTGTCCTCTGTGAAGAATTCCGGAAGCACTCCGTAACACCTGGAGAGTGGGCACAGAAGAGTGCCAATTGGAAGAACAAAAAAATGACCAACttcttaaaaatgaagaaaacagcACAGGCGGGAAACACACTTCAATCGACTGATGGGCGATTTGCCATGCCCAAATCATCAGGCATCGCCAAAAAACCTGGTCAGAGACGCAGAGCCAGGGCAGAAAAAGTCAAGCGCCAGTGA